Proteins from a single region of Melanotaenia boesemani isolate fMelBoe1 chromosome 3, fMelBoe1.pri, whole genome shotgun sequence:
- the gls2b gene encoding glutaminase 2b isoform X2 — MEPSGLKFNVLSLDDEDKPHNPMVNAGAIVISSLIKPHSNKAEKFDYVMEFVKKMAGKEYVGFSNAMFQSEKETGDRNFAIGYYMKEKKCFPPGANMIDALDFYFQLCSIEVTCESGSIMAATLANGGICPITGERALSAEAVRNTLSLMHSCGMYDFSGQMAFHVGLPAKSGVSGAILLVIPNVMGVMCWSPPLDRVGNSVRGIHFCQELVSQFNFHNYDNLRHFVKKQDPRRQDGHDRNKSVFNLMFAAYSGDVSALRRFALSSMDMDLKDYDSRTALHVAAAEGHIDVVKFLTETCKADPFVEDRWGNLPVDDAMQFGHEEVVKMLKDYQQGYKQQEKQHSEAEHPQKLDTIEGMV; from the exons ATAAGCCCCACAACCCCATGGTGAATGCTGGAGCCATAGTGATCAGCTCTCTTATCAAG ccTCACTCAAATAAGGCAGAGAAATTTGATTAT GTTATGGAGTTTGTGAAAAAGATGGCTGGCAAAGAATATGTTGGATTCAGTAATGCTAT GTTTcagtcagaaaaagaaacaggcGACAGAAATTTTGCCATTGGATACTACATGAAAGAGAAGAAG tgtttTCCTCCGGGAGCTAATATGATTGATGCCCTGGACTTCTACTTCCAG CTTTGCTCCATTGAGGTGACATGTGAGTCTGGAagtatcatggctgccactcTGGCCAATGGAGGAATCTGTCCAATCACAGGCGAGCGTGCCTTGTCTGCAGAGGCTGTGCGAAACACCTTGAGCCTCATGCACTCATGTGGCATGTACGACTTCTCTGGCCAGATGGCTTTTCAT GTGGGCTTGCCTGCAAAATCAGGGGTGTCTGGTGCAATACTGCTGGTGATCCCCAATGTCATGGGAGTGATGTGTTGGTCTCCTCCACTGGACAGAGTTGGAAACAGCGTCCGAGGAATACACTTCTGTCAG GAGCTTGTGTCACAGTTCAATTTCCACAATTATGACAATTTAAGACACTTTGTAAAGAAGCAGGACCCCCGCAGGCAGGATGGTCATGACAGG AACAAATCTGTTTTCAACTTGATGTTTGCTGCTTACAGTGGAGATGTATCGGCCCTGAGAAG ATTTGCCCTTTCATCCATGGACATGGATTTGAAAGACTATGACTCCCGAACCGCACTgcatgttgctgcagcagagg GTCACATAGATGTAGTGAAGTTCCTCACCGAAACCTGCAAAGCTGATCCGTTTGTGGAAGACAG GTGGGGGAACCTTCCTGTTGATGATGCCATGCAGTTTGGACATGAAGAGGTGGTGAAAATGCTCAAAGATTACCAGCAAGGCTACaagcagcaggaaaagcagCACAGCGAGGCGGAGCATCCCCAGAAGCTAGACACCATCGAGGGCATGGTGTGA